A stretch of Telopea speciosissima isolate NSW1024214 ecotype Mountain lineage chromosome 11, Tspe_v1, whole genome shotgun sequence DNA encodes these proteins:
- the LOC122646457 gene encoding transcription elongation factor 1 homolog: MGKRKSRAKPAPKKRMDKLESVFNCPFCNHEKSVNCTIDRKELIGELTCSICQERYSTTINNLSEPIDIYSEWIDECQKVNDMDGEISPRSPPLTHHASW; encoded by the exons ATGGGGAAGAGGAAGTCAAGGGCAAAGCCAGCTCCAAAGAAAAGGATGGACAAGCTTGAGTCTGTCTTTAACTGCCCCTTCTGCAACCATGAAAAATCTGTTAACTGCACCAT TGACAGGAAAGAACTGATTGGAGAACTAACATGTAGCATTTGCCAAGAGAGATACAGCACTACCATTAATA ATCTAAGTGAACCCATTGATAT TTACAGTGAATGGATTGATGAATGTCAAAAGGTGAATGACATGGACGGCGAGATTTCGCCCAGGTCACCTCCTCTAACACACCATGCTTCTTGGTGA